Proteins from one Sphaeramia orbicularis chromosome 17, fSphaOr1.1, whole genome shotgun sequence genomic window:
- the gng12a gene encoding guanine nucleotide-binding protein G(I)/G(S)/G(O) subunit gamma-12a → MSSKAHSSNNIAHARRTVQQLRIEASIERIKVSKASADLMNYCSEHAREDPLLMGIPASDNPFKDKKPCTIL, encoded by the exons ATGTCCTCAAAGGCCCACAGTTCCAATAACATCGCTCATGCCCGACGAACGGTGCAGCAGCTTAGGATAGAGGCGAGCATCGAGAGGATAAAG GTGTCCAAGGCCTCTGCAGACCTTATGAACTACTGCAGCGAACACGCCAGAGAAGATCCTCTCCTTATGGGCATCCCCGCTTCAGACAATCCCTTCAAGGACAAAAAACCCTGCACTATATTGTAG